A DNA window from Arachis hypogaea cultivar Tifrunner chromosome 18, arahy.Tifrunner.gnm2.J5K5, whole genome shotgun sequence contains the following coding sequences:
- the LOC140181429 gene encoding zinc finger BED domain-containing protein RICESLEEPER 2-like, whose amino-acid sequence MTENSNIEAAGMSASTQPSSPSSGVCKNRSAVWDHFDVENATKKKAKYKYCGSLIQYGNGTSSMGGHLRRCKQNPNNDSNKRRKTTTTPTIDEHGVLNSPSASKFDQEEARRALVEMFIGEELPFRFVESLKFRKFVHALQARFKVPSQTTLARDIGALYAEEKMKLQDFLLANCVDNASSIDVAIKYLKQRLNSGNSIILNGEFIHMRCCAHIINLIVKEGLKEIDESVLRIRSAVKYVRSSPSRASRFQKCVELEKIQYKGLPCMDVETRLNSTYQILEVALKHRKAFELLALKDNTYIGEMNGGKGRGVPSDSDWEYDESIVPFLRVFSDATIRVSGTLYVTSDMYMKEVFAIG is encoded by the exons ATGACTGAAAACAGTAATATTGAAGCAGCAGGGATGTCCGCTAGCACTCAACCATCTTCTCCATCGTCAGGTGTTTGTAAGAATCGGTCAGCTGTCTGGGATCATTTTGATGTAGAGAATGCTACCAAGAAGAAGGCTAAATACAAATATTGTGGTAGCTTAATACAATATGGGAATGGAACCAGCTCAATGGGTGGTCATTTGAGAAGATGCAAGCAAAATCCTAATAATGAttcgaacaaaagaagaaaaacaacgaCCACACCGACTATAGATGAGCATGGTGTTTTAAATTCACCCAGTGCTTCCAAATTTGACCAAGAGGAGGCTCGAAGGGCACTTGTGGAAATGTTTATTGGGGAAGAGCTACCATTTCGCTTTGTTGAAAGCCTGAAATTCCGAAAATTTGTACATGCCCTACAAGCAAGATTCAAAGTTCCTTCACAGACTACATTAGCACGTGACATTGGAGCTCTTTATGCTGAAGAGAAGATGAAGTTGCAAGATTTTCTTTTGGCAAATTGTG TTGATAATGCCTCGTCTATTGATGTTGCAATTAAATATCTGAAGCAACGATTGAATTCTGGGAATAGCATTATTTTGAATGGTGAATTTATTCATATGAGATGTTGTGCACATATTATAAACTTAATTGTAAAAGAGGGGTTGAAAGAGATTGATGAATCAGTCTTGAGGATTCGTAGTGCAGTAAAGTATGTTAGATCTTCTCCATCTAGAGCTAGTAGGTTTCAAAAGTGTGTTGAACTAGAGAAAATCCAATATAAAGGCTTGCCTTGCATGGATGTTGAGACTAGGTTGAACTCTACCTATCAAATATTAGAGGTAGCTTTGAAGCATCGCAAAGCATTTGAGTTGCTTGCTTTGAAAGATAATACTTATATAGGAGAGATGAATGGAGGAAAAGGGAGAGGTGTTCCTTCTGATTCAGACTGGGAGTATGATGAGTCCATTGTACCATTTTTGCGAGTGTTTAGTGATGCCACTATACGTGTTTCTGGTACCTTATATGTTACCAGTGATATGTATATGAAGGAAGTATTTGCAATTGGATGA